The DNA window AAActgaataaataatttgatGGAATATTTAACAAACTAAGTAACAATAATGTGAAATAAAACTAGTACAGGAAAACCACTAAACTACTTAATATTTGCTCTTGATAAAGTTCAAAGCAGAACCGTGTTTGAACCACTCGAGTTGTTCATCGTTGAAAGTGTGGGTCAAGACAGCTTCCCATGCTTCACCTTCCTTTGGATGAACTCTCAAGATGACATCTTTGCCTGGAGCCAAAGTGGTCAaaccaatcaaatcaaCTTCGTCGTCAAAGTTGATTTTGTCGTAATCGGCTGGGTTCTTGAAGTTAAGAGGCAACAAACCTTGTTTCTTCAAGTTAGTTTCGTGGATACGAGCAAATGATTTAGTAATGATAGCAAAACCACCCAAGAATCTTGGTTCCAAGGCAGCGTGTTCTCTGGATGAACCTTCACCAAAGTTTTCATCTCCGATAACAACCCATTTATGGCCAGCATCTCTGTAAGCAGCAGCAGTTTGTGGAACACCATCGTATTTACCGGTGTAGTGGTTTCTAACTTCGTTAGCCTTACCGTTTTCAACATTGATAGCACCAATCATATAGTTGTTAGAAATGTTTTCCAAGTGACCTCTGTATTTCAACCATGGACCGGCCATTGAGATATGATCGGTGGTGGTTTTACCGACAGCTTTGATTAAAATTGGCAATCTTTCAGCATCTTTACCATCCCATGGTTTAAATGGAGTCAATTTTTGTAAACGGTCTGAAGTTGGGGAGATGACAACCTCAACAGAGGCACGGTCTTCTGGTGGGGCTTGGTAGGTGTTTTCACCTGGATCGTAACCATCTGGTGGCAAACCGACACCTTGTGGTTCCttcaatttgaattctttACCATCAGCACCAACTAAAGTATCAGTGATTGGGTTGAATCCCAAGTCACCTGAGATAGCATAGACAGTGGCCATTTCTGGAGAGGCAACGAAAGCGTGGGTAGCTGGGTTACCATCGTTTCTGGCAGTGAAGTTTCTGTTGAATGAAGACACAATGGTGTTTTTGTCACCCTTTTTGATGTCTTGTCTGTCCCATTGACCAATACATGGACCACAGGCGTTGGCCATGACAACACCACCAAAGTCTTCGAAAGTCTTCAATTGACCGTCTCTGGCAATAGTAGCTCTGACTTGTTCGGAACCTGGAGAAACAGTGTAAAGGGCCTTAGATTTCAAACCATGGGCACCAGCATCCTTGATGATGGATGCAGCTCTAGTCATATCTTCATATGAGGAGTTGGTACATGAACCGATTAAACCAACTTTAACTTCCAATGGCCAACCGTTGGCAATGGCGGTTTCCTTCATCTTGGAAACTGGAGTGGCCAAATCTGGGGTGAATGGACCGTTAATGTGTGGTTCCAAGGTGTTCAAGTCGATTTCGATAACTTGATCATATTCAGCACCTTCATCGGCAGA is part of the Candida dubliniensis CD36 chromosome R, complete sequence genome and encodes:
- a CDS encoding aconitase, putative (Similar to S. cerevisiae ACO1), producing the protein MLSASRTALRAPRSVRGLATASLTKDSQVNQNLLESHSFINYKKNLENVEIVKSRLNRPLTYAEKLLYGHLDDPHNQEIERGVSYLKLRPDRVACQDATAQMAILQFMSAGIPQVATPSTVHCDHLIQAQVGGPKDLARAIDLNKEVYDFLSTACAKYNLGFWKPGSGIIHQIVLENYAFPGALLIGTDSHTPNAGGLGQLAIGVGGADAVDVMSGLAWELKAPKIIGVKLTGKMSGWTSPKDIILKLAGITTVKGGTGSIVEYFGSGVDTFSCTGMGTICNMGAEIGATTSVFPFNDSMVDYLNATGRSDIAQFAQVYKKDFLSADEGAEYDQVIEIDLNTLEPHINGPFTPDLATPVSKMKETAIANGWPLEVKVGLIGSCTNSSYEDMTRAASIIKDAGAHGLKSKALYTVSPGSEQVRATIARDGQLKTFEDFGGVVMANACGPCIGQWDRQDIKKGDKNTIVSSFNRNFTARNDGNPATHAFVASPEMATVYAISGDLGFNPITDTLVGADGKEFKLKEPQGVGLPPDGYDPGENTYQAPPEDRASVEVVISPTSDRLQKLTPFKPWDGKDAERLPILIKAVGKTTTDHISMAGPWLKYRGHLENISNNYMIGAINVENGKANEVRNHYTGKYDGVPQTAAAYRDAGHKWVVIGDENFGEGSSREHAALEPRFLGGFAIITKSFARIHETNLKKQGLLPLNFKNPADYDKINFDDEVDLIGLTTLAPGKDVILRVHPKEGEAWEAVLTHTFNDEQLEWFKHGSALNFIKSKY